Sequence from the Anaerolineales bacterium genome:
GGGCATTTGGGTTGCCATCGTTCTCTTTGCGGCGCTTGGCTTTTCGGAATGGAAATTCAATCGAAGCACGGCGAAGCGCTGGATCATCGCGGTCGTTACGCTGTGTAGCCTGCTTTCATCGCTGATCCTGATCCTTGGCGGGATCCGCCAGGTACTTGTGCCGGACGCGCCTATCTACCAGCCGGCGGAAGAGGTAAACACTTTCAAGATGCTGGCACGTATCGTCGAAACAGACTCGGTCGTCTTGACCGGGTTCGAGACGGGAAATGCATTGCCCGCCTACGCGCCGGTGCGCGTCGTCATCGGCCACGGGCCGGAGAGCGCGGATTTGAGTCTGCTCGAACCGCAAGTCGAGCGTTTCTATGCGGGCGCGATGAACGAAGACCAGGCGGATGATTTTCTTTCAGCGTGGAAGGTAAACTACGTCTGGTACGGTCCACGTGAAAAGGTGTTGGGCGGCTGGGAACCGGTATCGAATCTCGCCCTTGAATTGGTGCTCGAAAACGGCCAATATTCTGTATACCGGTACCGGCCGGATGCTTCAGGTCGTTGATTTGAAGATCCGGAATGGAAGACGGAATGGAAGGTAGACTCGAGCGCGTCTCCGAAGCATTATCTCGCCTTCGGATCAAGGATCGATTTGGATGGTTTTTGGTCATCCTCGGGCCGTCGATTCTATTCGGCCCAATGTTGGTCCGCGGGCGTGCGTTGTTTTGGGGCACTCCTGTTCTGCAGTTCGTCCCGTGGCGTACTTACGCATTCGAGATTCTCAAGCGAGGCCACCTGCCGCTCTGGGATCCACTTCTGGGCATGGGGGCTCCACTGTTTGCAAATTACCAAATCGCACTCCTGTACCCTCCAAACGTCCTGCTCTATTTCGTAGGTCCGATCTGGGGCCAAGGACTCCTCGTGGGACTGCATTTGATCTGGGCGGGTCTGGGGATGTATTTCCTCGCGCAGCGTTTGGGATTGGGGGTACTGTCGAGGGCAATCGCCGGAATGGGATTCAGCCTTTCCGGTTATCTCGTCGCCCGCAGCGGATTTCTGTCGATCAACGCTGCGGCAGCGTGGCTTCCCTGGATCGTTCTTGCGGCCGATCGCCTCGTTCACCTGAGCCGAAGTGCTGCAGACCGAAGTGAGATCATAAAATCGGGATGTTTGCTGAGCATCGTGTTGAGCTTTCAGTGGCTGGCGGGACACGCTCAAACTGCCTGGTACACCGCGACCGTCCTCGTCGCCTGGGTATTATGGAGGTTGGCCGGCAGCAGGGATCTCAAGCAAGCAATAAAAGTCGTGTCGTATGTTGGGCTTGCTGGTTTGGTTGCCTTTGCACTCTGCGCCGTTCAGTTGGTTCCCACACTCGAGTACACGCTGCATTCGTATCGGGCGGACACGTTGGATGCCGAATTCGCCTTGAATTACTCGTTTTGGCCCTGGCGGCTGCTTTGTCTGGTGCTGCCCGGCTTGTTTGGCAGTCCCGCTCTGGGCGATTATTGGGGATACGGACATTATTGGGAGGACGCCGTCTATTTTGGCGTGCTGCCGTTCCTGCTCTCGGTTTACGCCGTGATTTCGGGCTGGCGGAAGAAAAGCGATCGACGGGGCACGATCCGTTTCTTGACCGTTCTGGGCGTCTCTGCGCTCGTCCTGGCGCTGGGCAGAAACACACCGATCTATCCTTTCCTGTTTCAACCTGTGCCGACGTTCAATATGTTCCAGGCCCCTTCGCGTTGGAACATCGTCTTCGTGTTTTCGTTTGCATTACTCGCTGCTTTCGGCATCGACCGGTTGAAAAAACCAACCGGGCGTGCCCTGTATTGGATACGGCTTGGAACGGCGGGAGCCGGTATCATCGGCGTGGCGGCGGTCGCATCGACGAAGCTGCTCGGTGGTGTCGAAGCGAGTTTCGTGCGAGCTTTTATCCTCGCCGGAGTCTGGTTCGTCACTTCCGGAATCCTGGTGCTTTTGAAACCTGAACGTACATCGCTGCGCTGGAATCTCCTGGCAGGGTGCATCGTCTTGCTC
This genomic interval carries:
- a CDS encoding YfhO family protein yields the protein MEDGMEGRLERVSEALSRLRIKDRFGWFLVILGPSILFGPMLVRGRALFWGTPVLQFVPWRTYAFEILKRGHLPLWDPLLGMGAPLFANYQIALLYPPNVLLYFVGPIWGQGLLVGLHLIWAGLGMYFLAQRLGLGVLSRAIAGMGFSLSGYLVARSGFLSINAAAAWLPWIVLAADRLVHLSRSAADRSEIIKSGCLLSIVLSFQWLAGHAQTAWYTATVLVAWVLWRLAGSRDLKQAIKVVSYVGLAGLVAFALCAVQLVPTLEYTLHSYRADTLDAEFALNYSFWPWRLLCLVLPGLFGSPALGDYWGYGHYWEDAVYFGVLPFLLSVYAVISGWRKKSDRRGTIRFLTVLGVSALVLALGRNTPIYPFLFQPVPTFNMFQAPSRWNIVFVFSFALLAAFGIDRLKKPTGRALYWIRLGTAGAGIIGVAAVASTKLLGGVEASFVRAFILAGVWFVTSGILVLLKPERTSLRWNLLAGCIVLLDLLVASRGLIPSVSPSFFEDPGVTMKSLGSDHRVYMDAEVEDELKFEWTHRFATYLNKEDWHLVRKYGLPDTTLLDGIPSANNFDPLLPQRYVLWMNGLQDVSSAHQTKLLALMDVRWQAVIDPSGDMSLIYREIPAPQRVRWISRAILAPSYDYAFETVMDEEFDVQETVVLEWAFDTEEVDKVERGSASIVETDDPNVVIIRSIAPVDGWVVLSDTWFPGWEASIDDVPTENYRADFLFRAVRVPAGEHYIRFEYRPLSLRIGFYLSIMAVCLLIVQGWRCFRD